GATTAGCAACTGGAAACATATTCTACCGTGCTTTGAAGGGAGTTATAGAGTTGTTGCAGTGGATTTGAGAGGGTATGGAAAATCGGATAAGCCATCAAATGTTGCACTTGAGGACTACATCAGGGATATTGATGCAGTAAGATCAGAACTTGGACTTGAAAACATTGTTCTAATTGGACACAGCTTTGGGGCGATGATAGCAATCGAATATGCTGCTCGGAGGCATGTTAATGGGATTGTGTTGATAGGTCCAGTTGCGTATTTAAAAACAGATGCTATTGACAAGATTATAATGCATTTGCCTCCTGCAATTTGGAAACCGATTCTCTTCAAAAGCAATCCCCTCACAAGACGGATGTATAGGAAGATGTTTTTCAGTCCATCAACGCCAGATGAAGTATTCTTAGAGTTCATGAAGGACAATAAAGACTACATAGAATCCTTGCCCCCACAAAGCTTCAGATATTTAATTCATCTTGCAGGATATAATGCCAAACCTTCTGCAGAGAAAGTAAACGTTCCTACTTTGATAATAGTTGGAGAAGATGATGTTGTTACACCGCCCGAACATGCAAAGCTGATACATAAGTGGGTTGAAAATTCAAAGCTTGTAATTATACCAAAAGCTGGGCATTTGGTACTCTATGAAAAGCCTGAAGAAATATGCAGGCTGATTAAGGAGTTTATCAAAGGGGCAGATTAGGGAGGTTAACGGAAATGAAGTTTGCTGGTGTTAATCTTGAGGAACCGAAAATTATGGGAGTTATCAACGTTTCCCCGGAAAGCTTTTACAAGGGAAGTGTCAAGCAGAGTGAGGACGAGCTGATTAGAACAGCTTTAAAAATGATTGAGAATGGAGCCTCTTTTATTGATATTGGGGCAAAATCTACAGCTCCTTATTTAGAAACCCAAATTCCAGTTGAAGAGGAAATCAGAAGGGCAGTCTGGGCGATCTCAACACTAAGGGATCATGTTAATGTTCCAATCAGCATAGATACAACAAATGCAAAGGTTGCTGAGGAAGCAATAAAAGCTGGAGCAGATATCATCAACGACGTTTCTGGACTTAAAGGGGACCCAGAAATGGTTAAAGTTGCAAAGGAATATGGTGTTCCCGTGATAATCTGCGCCCATGGAGAAGTTAGGGACTTCATGGAGCCTGTTCACACCGTAATCAGCTTCCTCCAAGAGAGTCTCCGGATTGCATACAAAAACGGAATTGAGAAAGAGAACATTGCAATCGACCCAGCAATTGGCTTCTTGAGACCAAATTATCCTCCCTGGTATGAGTGGGATTCAAAGATCATAGCAAATTTAAACATGCTCAAGATGTTTGGGCTTCCGATTTTGGTGGGTGTTTCCAGAAAGTCCTTTATCGGTGCAATAACGGGAAGAAAAGACCCGGGTGAAAGGCTGCCAGGCTCACTGGCAGCAACGGCAATAGCTGTTTGGAATGGGGCGAATATCATAAGAACCCATGATGTTAAAGAAACATTTGATGCAGTTAGGCTTGCATGGTTTATTAGGAGGTTCCGGGCATGAACATTTGTTATAATTTGACCTCTTCAATTTCAAATCTTTCTGTTTTTGGATAAATTTTGACGTAGAATGCCGTTCCGTTTTCAACTTCTTCGAATGGGATGTATGAATAATGTTCGAAAGTTGATGAGACCACTGCAAAGACATCAGCACCTTCAAAATATAGCAATCTGCCATAGTAGTAGTTCAAAGTGTCTGAAGCATATACATCGGTCATATATGCAGTTATAAACGCTCGAATTTCCTTTTTATTGTTCATGAGGAGTGTTACTGTGTTCATAAGAGATTTTGCTGTTAATTTAATTTCTTTGAATCTGTTCAGCAGATGTTCTTTTTCAATTCCTTCTAAAAAGCGGCAGAGGTAAGCTCCCATTACATAGCTGTCTGAAGCCCCTTTTAATTCTTCGGGATTAAGATCTCCCATCTCTATCAGCTGCTTTTTGTTTAAATCTCCGTTATGTAGCGTCCAGAATATAAAGCCCCTTCTCGTTGAAAAGCCAAAGGGCTGAACGTTAAACAGATTTTTCTCCCCCTGACTTGCGGCTCTTGTATGAGCCATAAATATTACGAAGCCATCCAGTTTTTCCATTGCTTCTTTAACCTTTTTCTTGTCCTCAAAAATTGCACTCTCACTGCGATAGTGCTCGATGTAACCATCTTTCAACAAGAGATAGCCCCAGCCATCTTTGTGCTGGCTTCCCTTTTTGCGGGCGAGTTTGTAAGGGTCATGTTCTGAAGATTTAAGCAGAGCCTCAAGAAGAGGTCTTACCCTTTTTCCATCACCTGTAGCGAACAGTATTCTGCACATTAAGACCACCAAAGGTTTTTAGCTTTTCATAGTATAAAAATTTGGGGATCGAGAATGATACTTAGAAAGTTGAAGAAGGAAGCACTTCGAATGATTGACGAAGACTTCACGATCGTAGATTTTTCATTTGCTCTCCCGTACACTTATGTTGTTATCGAAGGGAAGAGGGGAAAATCTTTAGGAGTTGCAATGACGCTTCCAGAAGAGATTCAAATGTATTCAAATGAAATCGGAGATGTGAATGTTGAGGAATTAATTGAAAAAGTGGACAGCTTAAACATAATTGAGCGTACTTTGGCAATAGCGACGATAAATGCAGTCTCCCAATATTACATAGATTTAAGCAGAGCCAAAAATGAAGATGCCGTAGAGCTCTTAGATGACAGCATTGGAAAAATTGCAGTAATTGGCAATATGCATCCCATAGTGAAGACGCTAAAAGAGAGGGGTTTTGATTTGTATGTATTTGAAAGAAACCTCAAGCTTTGGGACAGGGAAACCCTAAGCGATTCTTTGGAATACTGGCTTCTTCCAGAGATGGATGCAATTATTGTAAGCGGATCTGCATTGGTAAATGCTACTTTGGACATGATCCTTGAAAGATCTAAGAAAGCCAAACTGATTGTTTTAACCGGTCCAACAGCTCAACTTTTGCCTGAGCTTCTCAAAGGTTCCGGTGTGACTCATTTGGCATCAATGAAAGTTCTAAACATAGAAAAGGCACTTATCAGGCTTAAATTAGGCTCATTCAGGGGCTTTGAACAAGAAAATAAAAAGTACATCATTGAGGTGCCGGGGGATGGATAAGATAGAAAAGGCAATACTCGACGTTCTCAAAAAAGTAAATGAACACAGGAAATTGTATGAAAGAAATGAGGAAGCAGTAAAACAACATTTAATTGGTGGGATATTCCAAGCCCTTGGCTGGGAGTGGGACAATCCCAAGGAGGTGCGCCCAGAGGAGAGAACTGAGGAAGGGAGAGCAGATTATGCATTAATCACTGGTGATAGAGTGGTTGCGTTTATTGAGGCTAAGAATCTTAGTATAAATGTCCTCAAAAAGGAAAAACCACTGAGACAGCTTGGGAGATACTGCTTCAATAATGGGGTTAAATATGGTATTCTGACGAATGGAGTGGCATGGGTGGTTATTAAAGCATTTGAGGAAGGTTCTCGCCTTGAGGACAGGGTTATTTTAAGCGTGGACATAGAAAATGAGCCAATTGAGAGAACAACCCTCAAACTAAGTCTATTATCAAAAAGTAGAATAGAAAAACTCGAAAGATTTGCAACCCTCCTAAGAGCCTTAGAATTCAGCTTTGATGAGCTTAAGCGGGAAGGTATCAGCGAGAGAAAGCTAATAGAGTTTTTAACTGCTTCAAAGAAGAGATTACTCACTTTGGAGAAGTTAAGAGGAGATGAGCTTCCGAGAGCTCTCTACCTCTATGATGATGGATGGAAGATCGTTCCTCTCGTAGAGAGAAGTATTAAGGGAGTTTTGTTGTCTCTTCTTCTCTACCTTAGTGAGAGAAGTGAAGGGGAAGAAAAAGCTCAGATTAAAAAGGCTTATGCATATCTCAAGGAAATGCCAATTGATACTCAAAAAATTCTAAGGCTTCTGCATGAAATAGAAAAAGAGAAAGGAATCAGGATAGGGATTGAAATTTAACCGTTGTTTTTCCATGGAACCTCGGTTTTGATTTTCCAGATGCCCAAAAGCTTTCTTGAGCCCCAGGTTGCCTGAATTTCAAAAGCAACGATCATGTCTTCATATACGTCAATCAAATTGAATGAGTTTCCAAATGGATCTCTATGCAGCTCCCAGCTTATTGAGCCGGCATTGATTACCGGTGTTCTCTCAATTCTGACTCCAAATGCATTACCGCCGTGTCCTGTCATTACAAGTTCTGTCCTTTCCTCAGTGAGTATTTTTAGGACATTTCCAGCATCTTCAAGGAATCCAAGCTCCCTGCTTCTTGGGATTGGTATGATATTGTGATGCATTACAACTGCCGTGAACTTTTCTTTATGCTCTTCAAGAAGGGATTTCAAAAGCCTTTGACCCATCCTGCCAACTACCCCTATGGGCGTCTCGTATTGTGCTGTCAGCAGGGGGATGAAAACAAAATCTCCAAACTCTTTAATCTCAGGCTCCCCAAAGTACTCCTTGAATAAGTCATAACCAAGGTATGTTATGTCATTGTGTCCAGGAACGATCATTTTTTCAGCTTTAATCTTCTCGTAGTACTCTGCTGCCATTTCGTAGTATCTCTCAATCCCAACATCAACAATGTCGCCGCAGTGTATGACCAGATCAGGTTTGTATTTTTCGTTTATTGCCCTTATTGCATTTTCAAGAACGCGTTTTCTGAAATAAATCCTGTCAGAAACGTTGCTTTCGCTCATCTGAATTATCCTCAAAAGATGCTTTCCTTTTGGAATGAAAATCTTTGGCTTCACGGATTTGTAGCTCTTTTTCAGTTCATCCCCGGTAACTCTCCTTATCGTCACATCTATTCTCCCATCTCCATTTAGTTTGATGATATTGTAGCTGTTCACGTCACCTTTCCTTGTCTTTCTGCATGATGTACAGCCGGCATTTACAACGACCAAATCCTCAATATTGTAAACATTTGGAACATGCTTGTGTCCGCAGAGATACAGATTAACCTCATGCCTCAAGAGCAGATCCAGAACGTCGCCCGCATTGTACAGAACATTCCTCTCCCTTCCTGTGTCTGGAAGAGGGACAAGGTGGTGGTGAGCAGCGACGATTTTAAATTTTTTGTGCGAATACTCTTCAAGCTTTTCTTTCAGCCAACGGAACTTATACCCCCCAACTCTTCCATCGCTTAAATCGGGTATCGTTGAATCTATCCAGATTATCACAAGATTGTCTCGTTCATAAACCCCGTATAGCGGACCAATGTATTTCTCAAACAGCTCATATCCAACATTTCTGGCGTCGTGATTTCCGGGGAGCACAATTAGAGGCTTTCTAATTTTCCTGATTAGATAGCTGGCATGCTCGTACTCTTCTTTAAGACCTTGGTTCGTTACATCTCCGGTATGAATTACTAAGTCAAAATCACCCCGATTTACCTCGTTCACTATCAGATCATAGGCATAGGACTTGAAAGCTGGGTCTTGGGTTATATGGGTGTCGCTTATATGTGCTATCCTAACCATTAGCATCACTCCACTGAGATTGATGTTTCAAGCTTCCTCCTTGTTGCTTCAAGCAGATCGCTCAGTGTGAAAATACCTACTATTTTTCCTTCTTCCTCAATTAAGATGTGCTTAATTCTATGATATGCCATTGTCTTGAGAACTTCTCTCACTGGGGTGTTCGCATCCGTAGTTATCAATTCCCGGGTCATTATTTCCTTTACTGGAGTCGTGTATGGCAAGCCAGGTACAATAACCCTTCTTATGATGTCCGATTTTGTGAAGAAACCAACAACCCTGTCATTCTCAATAACAACTAAAGATCCTATGTCAAACTTCACCATAATCTTGCAGGCTTCCTGGATGGTGTCATCAGGGTTTACCCCAATGAGTTTTCTCGTCATGTAAACTTTAATTGGTGCATTTCTTTCCATAACTATCACCACATCTTAAATGGAATTGAGTATCCATCCTTAAAATAAACTTTGCTTCATATTTCGGCAAATATATAAGGACACCATATTGACGCACCTGAACTAAAATTGAATAATGGATATCACTCCCAAATTTCAATGCCCCGCTCCTTCAATCGCTCCAAGACTTCTTCCATGAGACGCTCCATTATTGCGTTCACCGTTTTTTCAAGCTCTACATTCTCGATAATTGGTATCCTATGCTCCTTAGCTTTTTCAATTAAAAACTCCTGAATTTCCATTATCTCATCGAGGTTTTTTAGATAGTATTCGGCAGGTCTGAGGCTGTATCTGGTTCTCTCATAAAATCGCGCTTTGAGGGATTCCTTGTCCTTGACTACTATCAGATACATGAAGCTCCTGTCGTTGAGCTTAATGTAGCCTGGAACAAGATGAATACCCTCAATTATTGTGTTAAAGCCCTCGGTGTATGAACGCTCTATTACAGCATTTACCCCAACGGCTACATGCCTAACTTGTGTTTCAAAACCATATATTAGAGGGGATATTCCCTTGGGGAAGTTTTCTATTTCCTTCCACGCCAGGAAGGATGATGTATGAATTGCCGGAATTAACTCCTTTGCTATTATCTTCCTCATGACTTCTCTAACGGTGTCGGTACCGATTATTGTTCTCATACCCAATCTAAAAGCTAACTCAGTTGAAATCGTTGATTTCCCAACACCAGTTGTTCCGCCGATAAGAATTATCATGGGAAACTTCAGCTTTTTAAGCCGACGCCAGAAAAGATAGCGTTTTGCCTCTTCTTTTAAGCCGTGTTCCACCAGCTTCTCATATGTGATCTCTCGAATGTCATCTTTTGTAACCTTCTTTTTTCTCATCTCCATAAAGTGTTTCATGACCTCGGTTGCTATTGAGTATGCTATTCCGACCTCTACCCCTGCTGAGGTTATTGATCTCGTTAGTATTCCTCTGGAAAAGGGAAGCTCCGTTTTTCTTTCTTTGTCAATGACTATTATCATCTTCTCCCCTCCAGTAGCTCTTTTCCGAGCTTAAGCACGGCTTCTCTCAGGTTTTTGCCATCAACATTCACGGGCTCGTTATCAAGATAGACAATCTTTTTTCCTTCTTTGAGAACTTCTCTCGTCACGACATCAACTGCTGCAGCTTTAAGCTCAACCAAAACTATGTCATAGTTCCTAAATGTTTTTAGATCCCTTCTAAGCTTAGATCTGTTGGCAAGGTTTGGGCTTATTCCGACGATTTCTATTCCATACTGTTCCTCGATGTAGTTAGCTGCTCTTTTTACAGCTTTTCTTGGTGCTGTCATAATAAGAACAGCCCTCCCCTCTGCTTTTCCAAGAAGCTTTGGCTTAAATGCCGTGATATGAACATCTGCATCTGGATTTATCTTTTTTATTGCTTTCTCTACAGCATTAATTTTTCTTTTACTAACCATGTCTGCCATTGTGACAACGACTAAATCCGCCAGGCCAACCCTAAAAGGTCCAAAGTATCCTCTAATGAAGGAGAGCTTTTGTGTAGCACCAACAACAGTTATGTACTTATCTGCTCTAAACGCTGGAAAAGTAGCACCACTTCCCTCCAAGATTACCAAATCCCCTTCAAGCTTCTCAGCTATTTTAATCCCCTCTTCAACAATATCAAAGAATGAAAACCCTGCCATCCCTCCACCGCATCTCCTGCACCCAACTGTTGTAACTCTCGCAGTTAGGGCATCTTCAAAATGATCTGAAGCAGCATGCTTTCCTTTTTCAGCCATTTTAAGCAAAAACTCTGGCGTAATTTCAAATTTATCTCCATAAATGATCTCCGGCGTCTCTGGACCTCCCCTCCCCATTGTTACAATTATTGGCTTTGCAACCTCTTTTAGAGTTCTTGCCACAAATCCACTCACAGCAGTTTTTCCAACTCTTTTGCCAGTCCCTATTATGGCTATACTCGGTTTTTTAGTTTTTTTCATTTCTTTAGGTCTGAATTCAAAATCAGCTCCCCTGTATGTAATACCATGCTTCATGAGAAGGGAGGCTATTCTGAAACGGTCCTCACAATTTAGAATTGGCTCATCACTTAGGTCAACAACCTCTCTGACTTGATTCTCCACTATAGCCCTTTCAAGCGCCTTCAGGTAATCTGCATCATGATAGAGGGGAACCTCTATTTTTCTCTCCAGATCTTCAAGCCTTCCAATTTTCTCACTCCCACCCAAAAACACAGCACAGCACACATTTCCAATCCTTTTTATTGCCCACCTGATTACATCTGGATAATGCTCTCCATCAATTAAGACAAGTCTCATGAGAACCACCTAAAACTACCTCTGCTTTATAGTGTTTTAAGTTTGTGGTTTTTAGTTGATTAAACATAAGTGTTTACTTCATCAAATTTGTTTACCCGAAATGTTTAAATTACTCAAGGCTGGGTATCTTATGGTGGTACTATGAGAAGGCTGTTGGTTTTAATCACACTTGGAGTTCTGATTATAGGGATTGTTATTACAAGTGGTTGCATAGGTGAAAATGCTGGAACACGTGAAAAAGCCTCTCCATCAGCAACACAAACAGAGCTCAAAAAAGCAACTTTAAAGATTTTCCATGCTGGTTCTCTAAGTGAGCCACTTAAAGACGTCAGCGAAGCTTTCAAGGAATATGCTAAGGAAAATCTTGGCTATGACGTGGAAATCCAGGCAGAGGCAAGCGGAAGCGTCATGGCAGTTAGGAAAGTTACGGATCTGCACAAAACAGCTGATATAGTGGCCGTTGCTGATTATACCCTGATACCTCAGCTCTTAGTTCCAAATTACACTGATTTTTACGTCCTCTTCGCCACAAATGAAATTGTCATTGCGTTCACAGACAAGAGTAAATATGCTGATGAAATCAACTCAGACAACTGGTACGAAATCTTGGCAAGACCTGATGTTAAGTTTGGCTTCAGCGATCCCAACCAAGACCCCTGCGGATACAGAAGTGTAATGGTCATGAAATTAGCTGATCTCTATTACGGAAAGCCGATATTTGAGACACTTGTTGAGAAGAACACAAACATCTACGCAGAAGGGAATCATGTAATTGCTCCCAAGGAAATACAGGTTAAGAATGATAAAGTTGTCATAAGACCAAAGGAGACTGATCTGACAGGTTTAGTTGAGTCCGGTTCTCTTGACTATTACTTCATCTACAAGAGCGTTGCAATGCAACACCACCTTAAGTTCATTGAGTTGCCAAAGGAGATAAGTCTAAAGGATTTCACTTTGGCTGACCATTATGGACAAGTCAGCATAACCTTGGGCTCAACAGGAAAGACCATTAAAGCGAAGCCAATTGTCTATGGTGTCACTGTTCTCAAAGATGCCCCAAATAGAGAACTTGCTCTTCAATACCTCCGCTTCATGCTGAGCGGGAAGGGCAAAGAGATCTTTGCAAAGAATTATCAAGATTTTATATGGCCACCGGTAGCATTTGGAAATGTTCCTAATGAGATCAAGGATGAGGTGAAGATTGAAGGCTAACCTTTTTATTTTTCCTTTTCAGAGGTGAAGATATGAAGCGCGACTATGTAACAGCATTCTTTGCTCTGATTGGGACGTTCCTTGTGCTGTATATCCTCCTGCCATTATTGGTTATCATAAGCAAACAGCTCTTCGACTGGGAGATGCTTGTAAAAGCGCTCCACGATGAGCTCGTTTTGGATTCTCTTAAAAACTCTCTCCTAACATCAACAGCTACAATGATAATTTCCCTTTTCTTCGGTGTCCCCCTCGGCTATGTCCTTGCGAGAAAAGATTTCAGAGGCAAAAGCTTTGTTCAAGCTGTTGTTGATGTTCCGATTGTAATTCCCCACTCTGTTGTTGGTATTATGCTCCTCGTAACTTTTTCAAACAGGATTCTCGACAGCTATTTGGGGATAATTATGGTAATGCTCTTTGTTTCTGCACCGTTTACGATAAATGCTGCTCGTGATGGATTTTTGGCTGTTGATGAAAAGCTCGAGCATGTAGCAAGAACTTTAGGGGCATCAAAGCTTAAAGCATTCTTTACAGTTAGCTTGCCTTTGGCTTTGCCTTCAATCTTCAGCGGAGCTATAATGACATGGGCGAGGGCAATAAGCGAGGTTGGAGCTATCTTAATTGTCGCTTACTATCCAAAAACAGCCCAAGTTTTAGTCATGGAATACTTCAACAACTATGGACTGAGGGCTTCAAGGCCAATTTCTGTGATTCTAATACTGCTGAGCTTAGGCATATTCGTTATTTTGAGGTGGCTCGTAGGGAGGGCGAGAAATGCTTAGGGTCGAAAACGTGAGCAAGGATTGGAAAGAGTTTAAGCTCAGGAACATAAGCTTCGAAGTCAATAAAGGAGAGTATTTTATAATTCTGGGCCCAAGTGGTGCTGGAAAAACTCTTCTTCTTGAAGTTATCGCTGGAATTTTCATCCCAGATTCTGGGAGGATTTTCATGAACGATGAAGACATAACTTTCTTACCTCCAGAAAAGAGGGATCTTGCATATATTCCTCAAAATTATGCACTCTTCCCCCATATGAGAGTTTATGATAATATCGCTTACGGATTAAAGCTGAGAAAAATTCCCAAGATGGAGATCGAGAGAAAGGTTAAAGAAATTGCAGAAATTCTTGGAATCTCTAATCTCTTGCATAGGAATCCAAAAACGCTGAGTGGCGGTGAGGCTCAGAGAGTTGCCATTGCAAGAGCTTTGGTTTTGGAGCCAAAGCTCCTTCTCTTGGATGAGCCTTTTGCAAATCTTGATGTCCAAACAAGGGCTAAGCTCATTCAAGAGATGAAGCGCTGGCGTAGGGAGCTCAACTTTACAGCCCTCCATGTGACCCACTCTTTTGAGGAAGCTGTGAGCTTAGGAGACAGAGTTGGAGTAATGCTTAACGGGAAGTTAATTCAGACAGGAGGAGTCAGGGATGTATTTGGAAAACCAAAGAATGAAGAAGTTGCGAGGTTTCTTGGCTTTGAAAATATAATTGAAGGGATTGCAGAAGGTAGAATTCTGAAAGCAAATGGTATTTTAATTGAACTGCCAACAGAGGCTAAAGGGAAGGTTAGAATTGGTATAAGACCGGAGGAAATCATAATTTCCAACGAACCAATAAGAACTTCCGCAAGGAATGAGTTTAAGGCTAAAGTTTTGGCAATTGAAGACTTGGGCTCACTGATTAGATTAACTCTTGATATTGGCGGAATTGAGCTTAAAGCCTTTATAACTCGCTCCTCTCTGATTGAGATGGGAATTAAGGAAGGAAAAGAAGTTTATGCAAGCTTTAAAGCAACGGCAATTCACGTGTTCTAATGCATCCATGTGTCTATTGGTGCGTTTATTTGATATTTGATGAGCCTAATTTTACATATAGCAAGATTTTAAAGGTGAATCTTCGTTCATGAATCTGGTGATGCTAAAATGAAGAAGCTGAGCTTGGCAGAGGCGAGTGCAATCTTAATCGGGACTCAGATTGGAGCGGGAGTTTTGGGTTTGCCTTATGCCCTAAAAGATATCGGATTTTTGGGAATTATCATCGTTATTGCAACGGGATTGTTAACATTGCTCACAGCGCTGTTTGTTCTCGAGTTAGCCGCTCACAGCGACGGAACTCTCTCTAAGATTGCTGAGGCTTATTTGGGAAAAATTGGCGGATATCTTATGTTTTTGAGCATCTCTGTGCTAAGCTATGGAGCTTTGATCGCTTACATAGCTGGAAGTGGGGACATCCTCTCTTCTCTCCTCGGTATTAATGAGAAAGCTGGCGCTCTGATATTCTGGTTTGTAATGAGCTTGATAGTCTTTCTTGGTTTAAAAGCTTCGGGTGAAGCGGAGCTTCTGCTGAACTTCCTTTTATTAGGCACTCTAACCCTTGCGGTAGCACTTGTTATGCCCAATGCTGATGTCTCAAACTTAACGAAGATCGATTATTCAGCTATAACAAAAGGTATTGGTGTTGCTGTATTTGCCTATGTAAGTCATATGGTTGTTCCAGAAATGCTGAAAGGTCTGGAAGATGTTAGAAAGACCACAAAAGCTGTTCTTATTGGATATCTTGTCCCTATGGTGTTCTACGCTTTCTTCGTGCTTGCATTTGTTGGCACTTTTGGATCAAAAACTCCAGAATTGGCAACTTCAGCCCTTGAGCAACTCTATGGTAGATTGGGCAACATTTTGGGCTTAATTCTTCCTTTGGCAGCAATAAGCACAAGCTACATTGGAATTGGTTTGGCACAGATGGACAACATGAAAGAGATATTTAGCATTAAAAGGTCTCATGCATGGCTTTTAACCGTGATTCCACCGCTGCTTGTGTACTTTGCTGGGCTAAACAGCTTTGTCAACGCTCTCTGGATGGCTGGAACCTTTGGTGGCTTACTCTATGCGGGCATTCTGCCGACAGTGATGTATGTAAAAGCAAAAAAGATTCATAGAAAGCTGCATCTTCCAATTCCCCATAGTTTTGTTTACCTTTCAGGACTGGTGTTCTTTTTGGTGTTCATTTACTCGATTTTGTCTGTGTAATGTTTTTTACCATTTAACGTTCCACAATATCTGGCATCCAGTGGGTGCTAAAAAGAATTAAGTAATAGAAAATCAAAAAAATCAGGGAGTTCTCTGGATTTTCTGCTTTGTGTAGCAGGACATCCAAATTCGACCAAACTTGCACAGTAAAGTTTGCTTCACTTCAAAATTCCCAAGCTCTTGTTCGTCTTCTTTATGCTTTCCCACTTATCAGCTAATTCAAAAATTGCTCTGATTGCGTCAATGTTCTCTGGTACAACGTCGCTCTCCTGATGAACTGCCTGAATGTAGAACAGCCTGTTGCCCTTAACGTTTATGCTCTCCTTCCAGACGGCTATTTCGTAGAGGTTGTTCCACTCTCTGTGCAAATCCCTTGCAAACTCTATTAGCTGTGCTGTGCTGTCAAATCCTTTCTCTTTCTCAAAGAGCAGAACCCTCGTGGTGTTCTCAAAGATATCGATTACATCTTCCCTGGTGATTGGCTTCTTCAGCTCAACCATTATTGAGTGGACGTGCATTATTGTAGTTGGTACAACAAAAGCTGTCGTCTCAATGTTTATTGGGATAACTGTTTGAACATCTGGCCCGTGATGGGATGGAACTTCAACGGTTGGCTTTATTGCATTGATTGGGCCTCTCTTAATGTCATTTGGATCAGCGGCTCTCCTAATCATCACAGCGTAAACGTAGTCAATGTACTCTTGAATCGCGCTTAGAGTCCTTGTTAATCCGGTTGTGTTGCATGAGACAACCCTAACGTAGCTCTTTCCGAGGGCTTTCTCATAATTTGCCTGAGCAACGAAGGAAACCTCTGCAACATCAGCCTTTTCTCCACCTTGAAACACTGCTTTAACTCCGTACTTTTCATAAATCGTCTTATTCTTTGCCCCCATTCCCCCCGGAGTCGCATCAACGATAACATCAACTTTTTGAAGCAAGTCTTCTAAAGTTCCGGCAACTTCAAAGCCGGCTTTTTCAAACCTTGGCAAAAATTCCTCTGATGCCGCATATACTGGAATGCCGAGCTCCTTTGCCCTGTAAGCTTCGAAGTCCGGCTTTGTCTTTGTTACACCTATAAGTGTCATATCATCTTGCTTTGT
Above is a genomic segment from Thermococcus sp. SY098 containing:
- a CDS encoding 2-phosphoglycerate kinase, translated to MIIVIDKERKTELPFSRGILTRSITSAGVEVGIAYSIATEVMKHFMEMRKKKVTKDDIREITYEKLVEHGLKEEAKRYLFWRRLKKLKFPMIILIGGTTGVGKSTISTELAFRLGMRTIIGTDTVREVMRKIIAKELIPAIHTSSFLAWKEIENFPKGISPLIYGFETQVRHVAVGVNAVIERSYTEGFNTIIEGIHLVPGYIKLNDRSFMYLIVVKDKESLKARFYERTRYSLRPAEYYLKNLDEIMEIQEFLIEKAKEHRIPIIENVELEKTVNAIMERLMEEVLERLKERGIEIWE
- a CDS encoding 2,3-diphosphoglycerate synthetase → MRLVLIDGEHYPDVIRWAIKRIGNVCCAVFLGGSEKIGRLEDLERKIEVPLYHDADYLKALERAIVENQVREVVDLSDEPILNCEDRFRIASLLMKHGITYRGADFEFRPKEMKKTKKPSIAIIGTGKRVGKTAVSGFVARTLKEVAKPIIVTMGRGGPETPEIIYGDKFEITPEFLLKMAEKGKHAASDHFEDALTARVTTVGCRRCGGGMAGFSFFDIVEEGIKIAEKLEGDLVILEGSGATFPAFRADKYITVVGATQKLSFIRGYFGPFRVGLADLVVVTMADMVSKRKINAVEKAIKKINPDADVHITAFKPKLLGKAEGRAVLIMTAPRKAVKRAANYIEEQYGIEIVGISPNLANRSKLRRDLKTFRNYDIVLVELKAAAVDVVTREVLKEGKKIVYLDNEPVNVDGKNLREAVLKLGKELLEGRR
- the wtpA gene encoding tungstate ABC transporter substrate-binding protein WtpA, encoding MRRLLVLITLGVLIIGIVITSGCIGENAGTREKASPSATQTELKKATLKIFHAGSLSEPLKDVSEAFKEYAKENLGYDVEIQAEASGSVMAVRKVTDLHKTADIVAVADYTLIPQLLVPNYTDFYVLFATNEIVIAFTDKSKYADEINSDNWYEILARPDVKFGFSDPNQDPCGYRSVMVMKLADLYYGKPIFETLVEKNTNIYAEGNHVIAPKEIQVKNDKVVIRPKETDLTGLVESGSLDYYFIYKSVAMQHHLKFIELPKEISLKDFTLADHYGQVSITLGSTGKTIKAKPIVYGVTVLKDAPNRELALQYLRFMLSGKGKEIFAKNYQDFIWPPVAFGNVPNEIKDEVKIEG
- the wtpB gene encoding tungstate ABC transporter permease WtpB, with the translated sequence MKRDYVTAFFALIGTFLVLYILLPLLVIISKQLFDWEMLVKALHDELVLDSLKNSLLTSTATMIISLFFGVPLGYVLARKDFRGKSFVQAVVDVPIVIPHSVVGIMLLVTFSNRILDSYLGIIMVMLFVSAPFTINAARDGFLAVDEKLEHVARTLGASKLKAFFTVSLPLALPSIFSGAIMTWARAISEVGAILIVAYYPKTAQVLVMEYFNNYGLRASRPISVILILLSLGIFVILRWLVGRARNA
- the wtpC gene encoding tungstate ABC transporter ATP-binding protein WtpC, encoding MLRVENVSKDWKEFKLRNISFEVNKGEYFIILGPSGAGKTLLLEVIAGIFIPDSGRIFMNDEDITFLPPEKRDLAYIPQNYALFPHMRVYDNIAYGLKLRKIPKMEIERKVKEIAEILGISNLLHRNPKTLSGGEAQRVAIARALVLEPKLLLLDEPFANLDVQTRAKLIQEMKRWRRELNFTALHVTHSFEEAVSLGDRVGVMLNGKLIQTGGVRDVFGKPKNEEVARFLGFENIIEGIAEGRILKANGILIELPTEAKGKVRIGIRPEEIIISNEPIRTSARNEFKAKVLAIEDLGSLIRLTLDIGGIELKAFITRSSLIEMGIKEGKEVYASFKATAIHVF
- a CDS encoding aromatic amino acid transport family protein; translated protein: MKKLSLAEASAILIGTQIGAGVLGLPYALKDIGFLGIIIVIATGLLTLLTALFVLELAAHSDGTLSKIAEAYLGKIGGYLMFLSISVLSYGALIAYIAGSGDILSSLLGINEKAGALIFWFVMSLIVFLGLKASGEAELLLNFLLLGTLTLAVALVMPNADVSNLTKIDYSAITKGIGVAVFAYVSHMVVPEMLKGLEDVRKTTKAVLIGYLVPMVFYAFFVLAFVGTFGSKTPELATSALEQLYGRLGNILGLILPLAAISTSYIGIGLAQMDNMKEIFSIKRSHAWLLTVIPPLLVYFAGLNSFVNALWMAGTFGGLLYAGILPTVMYVKAKKIHRKLHLPIPHSFVYLSGLVFFLVFIYSILSV